ATTTCTCCAAAAATCTTTGAGTAAAAAGAGAACTTTCCAATGGAATAAAATCAAGATTTTTTCTTAACTCTATCTTCTCTCCTTTTCCAGTCATTACCCAGCTTCTAAGACCTTTTTCTAAAGTAATCTCCTTTTGCTTACTCTCAGGAACTGTAAAATCTATGATATTATTTTGAGAGTCTGAAGTAAGTATCATTACTTTTTTACCCTGCATTGCAAGTCCATGTGCCAGTTGCACAGTCAGGAAAGTTTTCCCAATTCCACCCTTGTTTACTTTTAGAGTATAAACCTTTCCTATTCTCTCTTTCCTATCAATAGTTACAACTCCTTTTCCAGTTGTTATATTTACCTCATTATTATCTTTTTCTATTTTAAGTGTATTTACAATTGAAAAAGGAATATTTAACTTTGCAACATAGTAATCTTTATCCTTATATACCTTGCTGAAATTTACAGTGGTATTTTTCACATAATTTACTACATCACCGTGAATATCCTTCTCCTCTTTTTCTTCTTCTGCAAATCCTTTTTTCAGTGTAATAACTCCATCTGCAAAAGATAAAACAATATTGTTGTCATCTTTATCTATATCAAGTGATTTAGTAATAGTTTTATCTACTGTTAATACGGCGTTATTAAAGCTTCCATTTTTTTTGTAAAATAATCCTATCTTCTTCTTCATTATGCACTCCTTTACAAAAAAACTAAGTCGCATGTATGCGACTTAGTCAAATACTGCTTCTATATTGTATCGTATTTTTGGTATGAAGTCAATGATTTTTGTTCACAACCGTTGATTTATCCGTGCTTTGCACATATTTATCTAACACCTTTAATGTATAGTTTAATAACTCTTCTTTTAGATTCAGTTCAGGATGAATGAGTATATGTTCATATAATTCATCAATTATCTTTCCAATTATAGGTCCTTTTAAATTAAATTTTTCTATAAGGTCTTTACCATTTATAGCTAGATCACTTTTTCTATAAGGAATATTATTTTGAACTATCTTAAAGTGTAAAATTTTCATCCTATCTATTGTGGTAAAATCATAAGGTGGAAAATGTGCAATTTTATCTCCCTCTATAAGTCTGTAAAATCTATATATATCTTCACCTAGATAGTTGAGTTTCTTTT
The sequence above is drawn from the Fusobacterium sp. DD2 genome and encodes:
- a CDS encoding ParA family protein; the protein is MKKKIGLFYKKNGSFNNAVLTVDKTITKSLDIDKDDNNIVLSFADGVITLKKGFAEEEKEEKDIHGDVVNYVKNTTVNFSKVYKDKDYYVAKLNIPFSIVNTLKIEKDNNEVNITTGKGVVTIDRKERIGKVYTLKVNKGGIGKTFLTVQLAHGLAMQGKKVMILTSDSQNNIIDFTVPESKQKEITLEKGLRSWVMTGKGEKIELRKNLDFIPLESSLFTQRFLEKLPIFIEHLKREYDYVLIDSIPTMKIDTEFVKCSDKIIIPAFCDIPTMKGIINVIEEAGINKIKGIIINLYRSTVTQKDIMNKLKNIIEETDVVFPNPIKETSIIETLVKKGKTVWESRAKTVEEAQNSLLDIIMEM